From the Budorcas taxicolor isolate Tak-1 chromosome 1, Takin1.1, whole genome shotgun sequence genome, one window contains:
- the ZBTB21 gene encoding zinc finger and BTB domain-containing protein 21 isoform X1: MEGLLHYINPAHAISLLSALNEERLKGQLCDALLIVGDQKFRAHKNVLAASSEYFQSLFTNKENEAQTVFQLDFCEPDAFDNVLNYIYSSSLFVEKSSLAAVQELGYSLGISFLTNIASKTPQAPFPTCPNRKKTITEDEENSSQKRSVIVCQSRNEAPGKAGSQNTSELSHPPRPSPSIAVKANASKPPGPKPTEPPHHVAPAEKSWPKDGPAVLARPPELAGPSEEPSRSGLAKRAAAPPSKPPLDRAAVDERPGASALLPKGVAVELALRSPRPPVLSLRGSPETPFLLKEAGRGSGPGEDRNLLYYSRLGLVIPAGAPAPGAQGVDRSGPLVKSLLRRSLSMDSQVPVYTPTAELQPPPGKGSGDVAGSVLCAFSSQRPPSKDGGETAAPDARAPAPQPHRLRSFSASQPAERPGAPPGPEVRVKAEPRSPPEPCDIIRVTVGDAAAATRDLALQTEDDRKDPSRLPAKRRFQTDRRLPAKQPKAESPGSPGSGDPRKEGLSPSALQADFPGSDLNKDEFGELEGTRPNKKFKCKHCLKIFRSTAGLHRHVNMYHNPEKPYACDICHKRFHTNFKVWTHCQTQHGVVKNPAPAASSHAVLDEKFQRKLIDIVREREIKKALILKLRRGRPGFQGPGGSPAQVLKRGLRSRAKGAYVCTACGKAYRFLSQLKQHVKMHPGEKALGAARATRPRERVAPGGAAGGPELYLCRLCNAKLSSLLEQGNHERLCRTATVCPYCSLRFFSPELKREHEGKCEFRKLTCLECMRTFKSAFSIWRHQVEVHNQNSMAPAAGTSPPRPDLNGEATGPARPPVLPEPGRADPAATAAKDDPSGGSRGPEPVNFDSEDSTCLPEDLSLSKPLKIQVKEEPPEEAEEEAPEAGAAPKDLWPCEKCGKTFPAPKQLERHQELLCSVKPFICHVCNKAFRTNFRLWSHFQSHMAQASEDPAHREPEAGPGPAGSPSPPPLPPPLPKIQPLEPDSPTGLPETPTPTADKLFAPRESDTLFYHAPPLSAITFKRQFMCKLCHRTFKTAFSLWSHEQTHN; the protein is encoded by the coding sequence ATGGAGGGGCTGCTGCACTACATCAACCCAGCACACGCCATCTCTCTCCTCAGCGCCCTCAACGAGGAGCGGCTCAAGGGGCAGCTGTGTGACGCACTCCTGATCGTCGGTGACCAGAAGTTCCGAGCTCATAAGAACGTCCTGGCTGCCAGCAGTGAGTACTTCCAGAGCTTGTTCACCAACAAGGAGAACGAGGCACAGACTGTATTCCAGCTGGACTTCTGTGAGCCAGATGCTTTCGACAATGTGCTCAACTACATCTATTCTTCATCTCTGTTCGTGGAGAAGAGCAGCCTGGCTGCCGTGCAGGAGCTCGGCTACAGCCTGGGCATCTCCTTCCTGACCAACATTGCCTCCAAGACACCCCAGGCCCCCTTTCCCACGTGTCCCAACAGAAAGAAGACTATCACCGAGGACGAGGAGAACAGTTCTCAAAAGAGAAGTGTCATCGTTTGTCAGAGCAGGAACGAAGCCCCCGGGAAAGCCGGGAGTCAGAACACCTCTGAGCTGAGCCACCCTCCccggccctcccccagcatcgcGGTCAAGGCAAACGCCAGTAAGCCCCCCGGCCCCAAACCCACGGAGCCCCCGCACCACGTGGCGCCAGCTGAAAAAAGCTGGCCGAAAGATGGCCCCGCGGTTCTGGCGAGGCCGCCGGAGCTCGCCGGGCCTTCGGAGGAGCCAAGCCGGAGCGGCCTGGCCAAGCGGGCCGCGGCACCGCCTTCGAAGCCCCCGCTGGACCGGGCGGCCGTGGATGAAAGGCCAGGCGCCAGCGCCCTGCTCCCCAAAGGCGTGGCCGTGGAGCTGGCGCTGCGGAGCCCGCGGCCGCCCGTCCTGTCCCTGCGGGGCTCGCCCGAGACGCCCTTCCTGCTGAAGGAGGCGGGCCGGGGCAGCGGGCCGGGCGAGGACCGGAACCTGCTGTATTACTCTAGGCTGGGGCTGGTCATCCCAGCCGGGGCACCAGCGCCGGGGGCCCAGGGAGTGGACCGCAGCGGCCCGCTTGTCAAGAGCCTCCTGCGCCGGTCGCTGTCCATGGACAGCCAAGTCCCCGTGTACACGCCCACTGCCGAGCTGCAGCCTCCCCCAGGCAAGGGCTCGGGCGATGTGGCGGGCAGCGTGCTCTGCGCcttctcttctcagaggccgCCCTCCAAGGATGGGGGCGAAACGGCGGCCCCCGACGCCCGGGCCCCTGCCCCTCAGCCTCACCGCCTCAGGTCCTTCAGCGCCTCTCAGCCGGCTGAGCGGCCGGGGGCACCCCCGGGGCCGGAGGTGCGGGTCAAGGCCGAGCCGCGCAGCCCCCCAGAGCCATGCGACATCATTCGCGTCACCGTGGGGGATGCCGCGGCCGCCACGAGAGACCTGGCCCTACAGACAGAAGACGACCGGAAAGACCCCAGCAGACTCCCGGCTAAGAGGCGGTTCCAGACAGACAGGAGGCTGCCGGCCAAGCAGCCCAAAGCTGAGAGCCCAGGCTCCCCGGGCTCGGGAGACCCCCGCAAGGAGGGCTTGAGCCCATCTGCCCTCCAGGCCGACTTCCCAGGCTCTGACTTGAACAAAGACGAATTCGGTGAGTTGGAGGGCACGAGaccaaacaaaaagtttaaatgcAAACATTGCCTTAAAATCTTTAGATCCACGGCGGGCCTGCACCGGCACGTGAACATGTACCACAACCCTGAGAAGCCGTACGCCTGCGACATCTGCCACAAGCGCTTTCACACCAACTTCAAAGTGTGGACGCACTGCCAGACGCAGCACGGTGTGGTTAAAAATCCGGCTCCGGCCGCCAGCTCCCACGCTGTCCTGGACGAGAAGTTCCAGAGGAAACTCATTGATATTGTGCGAGAGCGGGAGATCAAGAAGGCGCTGATCCTGAAGCTGCGGCGCGGCCGGCCGGGCTTCCAGGGCCCTGGCGGCTCCCCAGCGCAGGTCCTCAAGCGGGGCCTGCGCTCCCGGGCCAAGGGCGCGTATGTGTGCACGGCCTGTGGGAAGGCCTACCGCTTCCTCTCCCAGCTCAAGCAGCACGTGAAGATGCACCCGGGGGAGAAGGCCCTTGGGGCTGCCAGGGCCACGCGGCCCAGGGAGCGCGTGGCCCCCGGGGGCGCAGCGGGCGGCCCGGAGCTCTATCTGTGCCGCCTCTGTAACGCCAAGCTCTCTTCTCTCCTAGAGCAAGGCAACCACGAGCGCCTGTGCCGCACTGCTACCGTGTGCCCCTACTGCAGCCTCAGGTTCTTCTCGCCCGAGCTCAAGCGCGAGCACGAGGGCAAGTGCGAGTTCCGCAAGCTCACGTGCCTGGAGTGCATGCGCACCTTCAAGTCGGCCTTCAGCATCTGGCGGCACCAGGTGGAAGTGCACAATCAGAACAGCATGGCCCCGGCCGCCGGCACCTCCCCACCCCGGCCTGACCTCAACGGCGAGGCCACCGGCCCTGCCCGGCCCCCTGTCCTGCCCGAGCCTGGCCGAGCCGACCCTGCGGCCACTGCCGCCAAAGATGACCCCTCGGGGGGCAGCCGCGGCCCTGAGCCTGTGAACTTTGACTCcgaagattccacctgcctccCCGAGGACCTCAGCCTCTCCAAGCCGCTGAAGATCCAGGTCAAAGAGGAGCCGCCGGAGGAGGCCGAGGAGGAGGCGCCCGAGGCCGGCGCGGCCCCCAAGGACCTGTGGCCCTGCGAGAAGTGCGGCAAGACCTTCCCGGCACCAAAGCAGCTGGAGCGGCACCAGGAACTGCTGTGCTCCGTGAAGCCCTTCATCTGCCACGTCTGCAACAAGGCTTTCCGCACCAACTTCCGGCTCTGGAGCCACTTCCAGTCCCACATGGCCCAGGCCTCTGAGGACCCTGCGCACCGGGAACCCGAGGCTGGCCCGGGCCCCGCCGGCTCCCCGTCGCCGCCCCCGCTGCCCCCACCGCTGCCCAAGATCCAGCCCCTGGAGCCCGACAGCCCCACAGGCCTGCCCGAAACCCCCACTCCCACCGCCGACAAGCTGTTCGCGCCCCGAGAGTCAGACACGCTGTTCTACCACGCGCCCCCCCTCTCCGCCATCACTTTTAAAAGACAGTTCATGTGTAAGCTCTGCCACAGGACATTCAAGACAGCCTTCAGCCTCTGGAGCCATGAGCAGACGCACAACTGA
- the ZBTB21 gene encoding zinc finger and BTB domain-containing protein 21 isoform X2 has product MEGLLHYINPAHAISLLSALNEERLKGQLCDALLIVGDQKFRAHKNVLAASSEYFQSLFTNKENEAQTVFQLDFCEPDAFDNVLNYIYSSSLFVEKSSLAAVQELGYSLGISFLTNIASKTPQAPFPTCPNRKKTITEDEENSSQKRSVIVCQSRNEAPGKAGSQNTSELSHPPRPSPSIAVKANASKPPGPKPTEPPHHVAPAEKSWPKDGPAVLARPPELAGPSEEPSRSGLAKRAAAPPSKPPLDRAAVDERPGASALLPKGVAVELALRSPRPPVLSLRGSPETPFLLKEAGRGSGPGEDRNLLYYSRLGLVIPAGAPAPGAQGVDRSGPLVKSLLRRSLSMDSQVPVYTPTAELQPPPGKGSGDVAGSVLCAFSSQRPPSKDGGETAAPDARAPAPQPHRLRSFSASQPAERPGAPPGPEVRVKAEPRSPPEPCDIIRVTVGDAAAATRDLALQTEDDRKDPSRLPAKRRFQTDRRLPAKQPKAESPGSPGSGDPRKEGLSPSALQADFPGSDLNKDEFEQGNHERLCRTATVCPYCSLRFFSPELKREHEGKCEFRKLTCLECMRTFKSAFSIWRHQVEVHNQNSMAPAAGTSPPRPDLNGEATGPARPPVLPEPGRADPAATAAKDDPSGGSRGPEPVNFDSEDSTCLPEDLSLSKPLKIQVKEEPPEEAEEEAPEAGAAPKDLWPCEKCGKTFPAPKQLERHQELLCSVKPFICHVCNKAFRTNFRLWSHFQSHMAQASEDPAHREPEAGPGPAGSPSPPPLPPPLPKIQPLEPDSPTGLPETPTPTADKLFAPRESDTLFYHAPPLSAITFKRQFMCKLCHRTFKTAFSLWSHEQTHN; this is encoded by the exons ATGGAGGGGCTGCTGCACTACATCAACCCAGCACACGCCATCTCTCTCCTCAGCGCCCTCAACGAGGAGCGGCTCAAGGGGCAGCTGTGTGACGCACTCCTGATCGTCGGTGACCAGAAGTTCCGAGCTCATAAGAACGTCCTGGCTGCCAGCAGTGAGTACTTCCAGAGCTTGTTCACCAACAAGGAGAACGAGGCACAGACTGTATTCCAGCTGGACTTCTGTGAGCCAGATGCTTTCGACAATGTGCTCAACTACATCTATTCTTCATCTCTGTTCGTGGAGAAGAGCAGCCTGGCTGCCGTGCAGGAGCTCGGCTACAGCCTGGGCATCTCCTTCCTGACCAACATTGCCTCCAAGACACCCCAGGCCCCCTTTCCCACGTGTCCCAACAGAAAGAAGACTATCACCGAGGACGAGGAGAACAGTTCTCAAAAGAGAAGTGTCATCGTTTGTCAGAGCAGGAACGAAGCCCCCGGGAAAGCCGGGAGTCAGAACACCTCTGAGCTGAGCCACCCTCCccggccctcccccagcatcgcGGTCAAGGCAAACGCCAGTAAGCCCCCCGGCCCCAAACCCACGGAGCCCCCGCACCACGTGGCGCCAGCTGAAAAAAGCTGGCCGAAAGATGGCCCCGCGGTTCTGGCGAGGCCGCCGGAGCTCGCCGGGCCTTCGGAGGAGCCAAGCCGGAGCGGCCTGGCCAAGCGGGCCGCGGCACCGCCTTCGAAGCCCCCGCTGGACCGGGCGGCCGTGGATGAAAGGCCAGGCGCCAGCGCCCTGCTCCCCAAAGGCGTGGCCGTGGAGCTGGCGCTGCGGAGCCCGCGGCCGCCCGTCCTGTCCCTGCGGGGCTCGCCCGAGACGCCCTTCCTGCTGAAGGAGGCGGGCCGGGGCAGCGGGCCGGGCGAGGACCGGAACCTGCTGTATTACTCTAGGCTGGGGCTGGTCATCCCAGCCGGGGCACCAGCGCCGGGGGCCCAGGGAGTGGACCGCAGCGGCCCGCTTGTCAAGAGCCTCCTGCGCCGGTCGCTGTCCATGGACAGCCAAGTCCCCGTGTACACGCCCACTGCCGAGCTGCAGCCTCCCCCAGGCAAGGGCTCGGGCGATGTGGCGGGCAGCGTGCTCTGCGCcttctcttctcagaggccgCCCTCCAAGGATGGGGGCGAAACGGCGGCCCCCGACGCCCGGGCCCCTGCCCCTCAGCCTCACCGCCTCAGGTCCTTCAGCGCCTCTCAGCCGGCTGAGCGGCCGGGGGCACCCCCGGGGCCGGAGGTGCGGGTCAAGGCCGAGCCGCGCAGCCCCCCAGAGCCATGCGACATCATTCGCGTCACCGTGGGGGATGCCGCGGCCGCCACGAGAGACCTGGCCCTACAGACAGAAGACGACCGGAAAGACCCCAGCAGACTCCCGGCTAAGAGGCGGTTCCAGACAGACAGGAGGCTGCCGGCCAAGCAGCCCAAAGCTGAGAGCCCAGGCTCCCCGGGCTCGGGAGACCCCCGCAAGGAGGGCTTGAGCCCATCTGCCCTCCAGGCCGACTTCCCAGGCTCTGACTTGAACAAAGACGAATTCG AGCAAGGCAACCACGAGCGCCTGTGCCGCACTGCTACCGTGTGCCCCTACTGCAGCCTCAGGTTCTTCTCGCCCGAGCTCAAGCGCGAGCACGAGGGCAAGTGCGAGTTCCGCAAGCTCACGTGCCTGGAGTGCATGCGCACCTTCAAGTCGGCCTTCAGCATCTGGCGGCACCAGGTGGAAGTGCACAATCAGAACAGCATGGCCCCGGCCGCCGGCACCTCCCCACCCCGGCCTGACCTCAACGGCGAGGCCACCGGCCCTGCCCGGCCCCCTGTCCTGCCCGAGCCTGGCCGAGCCGACCCTGCGGCCACTGCCGCCAAAGATGACCCCTCGGGGGGCAGCCGCGGCCCTGAGCCTGTGAACTTTGACTCcgaagattccacctgcctccCCGAGGACCTCAGCCTCTCCAAGCCGCTGAAGATCCAGGTCAAAGAGGAGCCGCCGGAGGAGGCCGAGGAGGAGGCGCCCGAGGCCGGCGCGGCCCCCAAGGACCTGTGGCCCTGCGAGAAGTGCGGCAAGACCTTCCCGGCACCAAAGCAGCTGGAGCGGCACCAGGAACTGCTGTGCTCCGTGAAGCCCTTCATCTGCCACGTCTGCAACAAGGCTTTCCGCACCAACTTCCGGCTCTGGAGCCACTTCCAGTCCCACATGGCCCAGGCCTCTGAGGACCCTGCGCACCGGGAACCCGAGGCTGGCCCGGGCCCCGCCGGCTCCCCGTCGCCGCCCCCGCTGCCCCCACCGCTGCCCAAGATCCAGCCCCTGGAGCCCGACAGCCCCACAGGCCTGCCCGAAACCCCCACTCCCACCGCCGACAAGCTGTTCGCGCCCCGAGAGTCAGACACGCTGTTCTACCACGCGCCCCCCCTCTCCGCCATCACTTTTAAAAGACAGTTCATGTGTAAGCTCTGCCACAGGACATTCAAGACAGCCTTCAGCCTCTGGAGCCATGAGCAGACGCACAACTGA